The Urbifossiella limnaea nucleotide sequence ACGCCGGCGGCGAACTCCGGCTCGACGCGGATCTGCCGCTTCCGCAGGTGGTGGCCCACCAGATCGACCGTCTTCACCACCTCGTCGGGCACGTCCACGGTGGAGACCTGGTCGCGCCCCGCCCGACTGAACTGAAGGAGGTTCCCCACCAGCCCGGCCATCCGCTCGATCTCCTGCTCGATCACCTCCAGCTGGCGGCGCCGCGGGTCGTCGGCCGGCGTCCTGGCGAGGAGCCGCTCGACCCGCAGGCTGACCGTGGCGAGCGGGTTGTTCAGCTCGTGGGCGATGCTCGCGGCCAGCTCGCCGACGCCCGCCAGCTTGGCCGCCTGCCACAACTGTTGGGTGGTCGCCCGCAGCTCCTCCGTCCGGGCGCGCAGCGCGTCCTCCGCCCGCCGCCGCTCGGTCAGGTCGGTGAACATGTCCAGCGCGCCGTCGAACCGCCCGGCGGCGTCGGTCAGCGGGCGGGCCGACATGAGGGTCCACACCTCGCCCCCGTCGCGGCGGCGGAACCGCACGTCGGCCTGCTCGCTCACCCCGGCCCGGCGGCGCTCGAAGAGGGCGCGGCCGGCCGCCCGGTCCTCGTCGAACAGGAAGTCCCACTTTTGCCGGCCGCGGACCTCGTCGGGGCGGTAGCCGAGAAGGTCGGCCATGCGGTCGTTGACGAACACCACGCGGGCGTCGGGGTCGAGCTGCCAGATCCCCTCGTGCGCCGTCTCGACGATCCGGCGGAACAACGCCTCGGAGTGCCGGGCCGCGGCCTCCGCGTCGGCGACGCGGGTGCGGGTGCGCAGGTCGTCCAGCTCGCGGGCGGCGGCCTCGTACCGCTTCCGCTCGGTCACGTCGCGGACGATCGCCGTGAACAGCGCCCTGTCGCCCGCCCCGAACTTCGAGATCGACACTTCGGCGGGGAACTCGGTCCCGTCCTTCCGCACGCCGAACACCTCCTGCCGCTCGCCCATGTGGCGGGCCGGTTCCGGGGCGCGGCCGAACCCGGCGACCTGGCCCGCGTGGGCCGCCAGGAAGCGGGCGGGGATGAGGAGGTCGAGCGGCCGGCCGAGGATTTCCGCCGGGTCGTAGCCGAAGAGATTCGCCGCGCCGCGGTTGAACGCGACGACGACCTGCCGGGCGTCCACGGTGACGATGCCGTCCCCGGAGATGTCGAGTAGGCCGGCCAGTTGGTCGGCGGGGATGCGTGCGAGCACGGCGGCACCTGAGGGCCGCCGGGAGGCTCCCCGGCGGCCCACCTCGTCGCGACGACCGGTCGGGGCGTGGACAGTACCCATGGATTGTCCGGCCGATGGGGGTGGTGTCAAGGGCGGCGCGAGCCCGGCGTGGGGCTACTCCGCCGGCCGGGTCCGCGGGGCGAGCGGGCCGAGGTCCGGAACCCGGGAGATACCCTCGTCCCGCAGGTAGCGGTGGCACTTCACGCACGTCATCGTCATGTCGATGAACGCCAGCGTCGCGGCGTCACCCCGCTTGTCCTTGGCGGCCTTCTGGAGGCTGGCGACCTCGCGGCCGAAGTCGTTGCTGAACATCAGGTACCGCTCCGTGTCGTTGATCCGCCAGGTGACGTCCTTCACGCACGCGGCCAGGCCGTCGGCGTGGGTGGCCAGCAGGGTGTAGTCCTCCCGGGCGAGGGCCTCGAGCACCTTCTGGGCGTGGGTGAGCTTTCGGACCATGACCGGCAGTTGCTTCTGCTTCGGCTGGGCCGGCCGCTCCTGGGCCGAGCCGACGCCGACCGTGACGAGGGCGACAGCGGACCAGAGCACAGGACGGACAGTGCGTCGCATGGGAACCTCCGTGGAATGAGTCCGGCCGGTGTCGCCATCGCAAGCCCGGTGCCGTGACGCGAAACGCATCAATCGGCCCACTTCACGGGTCCGGCGTGTGCCACTCCGGCGCGCCGCGCTGTGCCGTGTGCCGGCCCGACACACCGCGATCCCTGACGAACCCGGCGTGCGCGGGCGCGCCGGAAACGCGTATCCCCCGGTGCGGCCGGGCGGAAATCGCGGTGGTTCGGGGTGGACGCCGGCGCGGCACCAGGTTTGCCTTGGGTCGTGCCGAGTCACCGGATTCACCCGCACCCCCCGAGCGGCCCAGCCGCGGAGGCAGCCATGTTCGCGCTCCGCAACATCCTCCACCCGACCGACTTCTCCGAGGCGTCGCAGTCCGCCTTCGAGGTCGCTTCCGCCCTCGCCCACGACTACGACGCGGAACTGCTGGTCTGCTACGTCGAGCCGTGGCCGGCCGCCGCGGTCATCGAGGGGGTCGCCCTCGACCTGCCGCAGGGGAGCTTCGACGCCGAGCTCGCCCGGCTGGAGTGCGTCGGGGCCGACGACCCCACGCTCCGGATCACCCGACGGGCTCTCCGGGGTGAGCCGTCGGCCGAGATCATCAAGGCGGCCGGCGAGTCCGCCGTCGACCTGATCGTGATGGGGACGCACGGGCGCGGCGGGTTGGCGCGCCTGGCTCTCGGGAGCGTCGCGGAGACGGTCCTGCGTCAGGCTCCCTGCCCCGTGCTCACGGTCCGTGCGGCCGGCCACCCGGCGCCCGCGAAGCCCGCCTCCGCGACGTGTAGCCGGTGAGGCTGCCGTCGGGGTCGTCGGTGCGTGGCTCCGGCGGCTCCTCCAAAACCCCCGCCCCAAAGGAGATGGCTATGCTCAAGTTCACTCCGGGCACCCCGGACGAGATGCAGATCCTGATTGCCTGCGGGATCGCTACCTACCTGATCGCCTTCCCGATCGTCGTGTTCTGCGCGGCGGTGTGTGCGGAAGGGTGGCGCCGGTCGCAGCCCGACCAGCCGGCCGTCGCACGGCCCCCGGCGCCCGCCGCGGGGCACGACCGGGCCGGCGTCGCCGCGGCGGCGTCCAGGCGCGGCGAGCTGGCGACCGCGGTTTGATTCACAGCTCGGTCGAAGGAGCCGCTGGTCAGCCCCGCCCGCCCCTTCGGAGGGGGAGCGGGACGGCGGCTCCGTCGCCGCGTCGGCGGAAATGCCCGTGCGCGGCCGCTATCTGCTACAACACCTCGACACGCTCGCTCCACCCACCTGTACCGCCTCCGCCGGCCGACCCGCCGGCGGCGTGACCCGACCGAGGGTTCCGTGCCGCCGCGCGGCCTCCGCCACCTGCTGAGACTGCCGAATCGGCTGTACCGGCGGCTCCTGCCGCGACGGCTCCGTCGGCTCGTCCTGCTGCCGCTGGCCATCGCCGCCACCGGGACCGTCGCCTACCCGGTCATCGAGGGGCCGCCGTGGACCCTGTTCGACGGCCTGTACATGACCGTCATCACGCTCACCACGGTCGGGTACGGGGAAATCCCCACCCCGCTGTCCCGCGGCGGCCGGGTGTTCACGATGGCCCTCGCCCTGGGCGGCATCTTCGTCCTCTTTTACATCGCCACCGACGTCATCCGGAGCATGCTCACCGGCGAGCTCCGCGAACTCCTCGGGAGGGAGCGAATGAGCGACCGGCTGAAGCACCTCCGGGGGCACCTGATCGTCTGCGGGTACGGCCGGATGGGGCGGATCGTGTGCGACGAGCTGGAGCGGCTCGGGCAGGCGTTCGTCGTGGTCGACACCGGCACCCCGCCGGCCGAGGAGGCGTACCGGCACGGGCTCCGGCTCCAGGGCAACGCGACCGACGACGAGGTGCTGCGGCGGGCCGGGATCGAGCACGCCCGGGCGCTCATCACGGTCGTCGGGTCGGACGCCGAGAACCTGTACATCGCCCTCAGCGCCCGGCTGCTGAACCCGACGCTGGTGCTGGTCGCCCGGGCCGAGGACGAGGGGGCGGAGGCGAAGCTGAAGCGGGTGGGCGTGAACCGGGTCGTGTCCCCGTACCTGACCGGCGGCCACCGGGCCGTGCAGGCGGTCCTCAAGCCGACCGTCCTCCAGGTGCTCGACGCCGCCGCCCGCGGGGCGTTCAGCGACCTGCAGGCGGTCGAGCTGCGGGTCGCGGCCGGCAGCCGGCTCGCCGGCGTCACCCTGCACCAGTCCCGCCTCGCGCCCGACTACGAGGTGACCGTGGTCGGCGTCCTCCGCCCGAACGGGGACGCGGTGAACGCCCCGACCGGCGACACCGTCATCGAGCCGGGGGCGGTCCTGGTGGCCTTCGGCACGCGCGAGGCGCTGGACCGCGTCGCGGGGCTGGCCGCGGCGCCGTGACCCGGTGCTACCCGCGGAGGACGAGCGCGAGGAGGATTTCGAGGGCGATCAGGGCGGCGACCAGCAACTCCAGGACGAACATCCGCTGCTCCGCCACCTCCCCGCGGATCAGCTCGTACACCCGGTCGAGCTGGGCGACCCGCTGGTCCACGCTGGCCCGCCAGTCGTCCAGGTGGAACCGCTCCCGGGCCGCCAGGTACACCCGCGCCAGGTACCAGTCGCCGACGAACTTGGTCACGTTCGTCACAGCGTCGGCCAGCTTGCTCGCGTCCACCCGCAGCCGCCGGAGCTCCCGCAGGACTGCCGCCCACCGCCCGGGCCACAGCCCCGGCCGCCGGCCGAGGTGGTCGTACGCCCGGTCGAGGTGGCGGTCGAGCGCCGCGTCCAGCGTCCGCAGTTCCTCCAGCTGGAGGTTCGCCAGCTCGAGTACGAGGAGCACGTCGTCGAACTCCCCCGTCAGATCCACCACCAGGGCGGCGTCCCAGTCGGGCACCACCGCGTCGCCGGCCGCGAACGACCGCTGGTGCCGGAACGACTCGGCGACCTGGTCGTCGCTCAGCCGGTCGGGGTCGGCGTCGTTGAGCAGCCCGGCCACCGCCCGCCGGTTCGCCCCGAGCCACCGCGCGGCGTCCGGGTCGCCCCCCAGGTCGGACAGGCAGAAGGCCGTGTACGCTTCCGGGTCACCGACGCCGGCGGGATCCCGGAGAGCCGCCCCGAGCCGGTCGCAGGCTTGCCGGCACAGGTCGCGGGCCGTCTCGGCGAGCGGGCGACCGTCCGCGGTGGTCGGCCGGTGGAACCGCCGCCAGCCGGCCAGCTCGCCCGCCACGCCGGACAGCCGAACGGTCACCGTCACCACGCCGACTTCGTACGCCCGGACACCCGTCTCGGCCGGCACGCCGGCCACGACGGCCGCCGTCGGGGGCAGCTCCACCTTCTGCGGCCGCGCGGCCGGGATGTCCCGGGGCGAGACGGGCTTGCGACGGACCTCCCCGTCCGTGGAGCCGCCGCCGGCCGCCGCGGTCACGACCTCGCTGCCGACGTCGAAGGCGTACAGATAGACGACGGTGCCGCGGACCACGTTGCACCCTTTCCACCCCGGCCGAAAGCAACAGACCCGTTCGCGGCTGTTGTACGGGACTGGCGGTAGACCCCGCCGGCGGCAGCCCGCGGGTGGGACGGCTTGACGTGTCGTAAACTCACGATATATTTGCACGAGGAGGGCGTGATGGGCACCCGGCCGAAGACACCGCCGCTGACCGACCTGACGGCCCTCGGGCAGGCCGCCGAGTGCCTGAAGGCGCTGGCCCACCCGCACCGGTTGCGGATCGTGCAGATGCTCCTGCGGGGGCGGTACACGGTCGGCGAGGTGGCCGCGGCCTGCGGCATCGCCAGCCCGATGGCGTCCGAGCACCTGCGACTGATGCAGCGGTGCGGGTTCCTCGCCTGCGACAAGGAGGGGCGGAACGCCTACTACCGGGTGACCGAGCCACACCTGAAGGACA carries:
- a CDS encoding PAS domain-containing sensor histidine kinase; this translates as MLARIPADQLAGLLDISGDGIVTVDARQVVVAFNRGAANLFGYDPAEILGRPLDLLIPARFLAAHAGQVAGFGRAPEPARHMGERQEVFGVRKDGTEFPAEVSISKFGAGDRALFTAIVRDVTERKRYEAAARELDDLRTRTRVADAEAAARHSEALFRRIVETAHEGIWQLDPDARVVFVNDRMADLLGYRPDEVRGRQKWDFLFDEDRAAGRALFERRRAGVSEQADVRFRRRDGGEVWTLMSARPLTDAAGRFDGALDMFTDLTERRRAEDALRARTEELRATTQQLWQAAKLAGVGELAASIAHELNNPLATVSLRVERLLARTPADDPRRRQLEVIEQEIERMAGLVGNLLQFSRAGRDQVSTVDVPDEVVKTVDLVGHHLRKRQIRVEPEFAAGVPHIHADRQQLRQVFLNLFTNAADAMPAGGRLAPRVRPGRLPPDRPAVVVEVMDTGTGIPPELLGRVCEPFFTTKDEGKGTGLGLAICRRIVQQHHGTLEVESRPGQGTTVRLTLPVRPDTNVAGLHAE
- a CDS encoding universal stress protein — encoded protein: MFALRNILHPTDFSEASQSAFEVASALAHDYDAELLVCYVEPWPAAAVIEGVALDLPQGSFDAELARLECVGADDPTLRITRRALRGEPSAEIIKAAGESAVDLIVMGTHGRGGLARLALGSVAETVLRQAPCPVLTVRAAGHPAPAKPASATCSR
- a CDS encoding potassium channel family protein; translated protein: MPPRGLRHLLRLPNRLYRRLLPRRLRRLVLLPLAIAATGTVAYPVIEGPPWTLFDGLYMTVITLTTVGYGEIPTPLSRGGRVFTMALALGGIFVLFYIATDVIRSMLTGELRELLGRERMSDRLKHLRGHLIVCGYGRMGRIVCDELERLGQAFVVVDTGTPPAEEAYRHGLRLQGNATDDEVLRRAGIEHARALITVVGSDAENLYIALSARLLNPTLVLVARAEDEGAEAKLKRVGVNRVVSPYLTGGHRAVQAVLKPTVLQVLDAAARGAFSDLQAVELRVAAGSRLAGVTLHQSRLAPDYEVTVVGVLRPNGDAVNAPTGDTVIEPGAVLVAFGTREALDRVAGLAAAP
- a CDS encoding ArsR/SmtB family transcription factor; protein product: MGTRPKTPPLTDLTALGQAAECLKALAHPHRLRIVQMLLRGRYTVGEVAAACGIASPMASEHLRLMQRCGFLACDKEGRNAYYRVTEPHLKDIMACVEARFGSAAG